In Agarivorans gilvus, one genomic interval encodes:
- a CDS encoding IS5 family transposase gives MGKAKGNITNWKLYNSALKQRGSLTFWMDEKAIELWNNTERSGRRGRSHTYSDTAIATVLMIKGVFKLPLRALEGFINSLFRLLKVDLKSPDYSCISKRAKTVEVNYRLPSQGQAAHLVIDATGLKVFGEGEWKVRKHGAEKRRVWRKLHMAVDAQSHQIVSAEVSMDWVHDSEVLPTLLRPLRRKVKAVSADGAYDTRQSYQEVQRKKAVALIPPRKNAGLWEAGHPRNVAVKALKQGELENWKRDNAYHLRSLSETAMYRFKQLLSDKLSLRCYNAQVGEIMAGVCALNKMSRLGMPARQLAE, from the coding sequence ATGGGTAAAGCGAAAGGCAACATCACCAACTGGAAGCTGTACAACAGTGCACTGAAGCAACGCGGCTCATTGACCTTCTGGATGGATGAGAAAGCCATAGAACTATGGAATAACACTGAGCGCAGTGGTCGTCGAGGGCGCAGCCATACTTACAGTGACACCGCTATCGCAACTGTGCTGATGATTAAAGGCGTATTCAAGTTACCACTGCGTGCTCTTGAAGGCTTCATCAACTCATTGTTTCGCCTGCTCAAGGTCGACTTAAAATCTCCCGATTACAGTTGTATAAGTAAGCGAGCAAAGACTGTTGAAGTCAACTATCGCCTACCTAGCCAAGGTCAAGCGGCTCACCTCGTTATCGATGCTACAGGTCTTAAGGTGTTTGGCGAAGGAGAGTGGAAGGTGCGTAAACACGGCGCTGAAAAGCGTCGAGTCTGGCGAAAACTGCATATGGCAGTAGATGCCCAGAGCCATCAGATAGTGAGTGCTGAGGTCTCGATGGACTGGGTTCACGATAGTGAAGTGTTACCCACCTTGTTGAGACCGCTGCGGCGCAAAGTGAAAGCAGTAAGCGCTGATGGTGCCTATGACACACGGCAGAGCTATCAAGAAGTACAACGTAAGAAGGCTGTTGCACTAATCCCTCCACGCAAGAATGCAGGACTGTGGGAAGCGGGTCACCCACGGAACGTTGCAGTAAAAGCCTTGAAGCAAGGTGAGTTGGAAAACTGGAAACGGGACAATGCTTACCATCTTCGTTCACTATCGGAGACGGCGATGTATCGTTTCAAACAACTGCTTAGCGACAAGTTAAGTCTACGTTGTTACAACGCCCAAGTCGGTGAAATCATGGCCGGAGTGTGCGCGTTGAACAAAATGAGCAGGCTAGGTATGCCTGCTCGTCAGCTAGCTGAATAA
- a CDS encoding N-acetylmuramidase family protein: MQAALNQLLGLISPTKKLAEDGKLGSKPENSKTVAAIKVFQKKVVGMLCPDGKIDVNGRSHRKINEKLTVSVIESYKLPPIGSNEPLRESDYEAVATQLGCEVAAIKAVAEVESSGDAFFSNGKPKILFEAHIFSKLTKHVFDSSHPDISSRKWNRSLYVGGTAEYKRLEKAITLNSNAAIQSASWGRFQIMGFNFKLSGFPSAERFVTAMFGSERRQLDAFVSYVKNSHLTQYIQSKDWAAFAKGYNGPQYQVNKYDVKLEKAYKKHA, from the coding sequence GTGCAAGCTGCTTTAAATCAATTGCTAGGTTTAATCTCCCCGACTAAAAAGTTAGCAGAAGATGGAAAACTAGGCTCAAAACCGGAAAATTCTAAAACCGTTGCGGCGATTAAAGTATTTCAAAAGAAAGTGGTGGGTATGCTTTGTCCCGACGGAAAAATTGACGTGAATGGGCGAAGTCATCGTAAGATAAATGAAAAACTCACTGTTAGTGTTATAGAAAGCTACAAGTTGCCGCCGATTGGAAGTAATGAGCCACTTCGAGAGTCTGATTATGAAGCTGTTGCCACACAACTTGGCTGTGAAGTCGCTGCAATAAAAGCAGTTGCCGAGGTAGAGAGTTCGGGTGATGCGTTCTTTAGTAATGGTAAGCCTAAGATATTGTTTGAGGCTCATATCTTTTCTAAACTCACGAAGCACGTCTTTGATTCTAGTCACCCAGATATTTCAAGTAGAAAGTGGAATCGTAGTTTGTACGTTGGAGGTACTGCGGAGTACAAACGGTTAGAGAAAGCCATTACTCTTAACTCCAACGCGGCTATTCAGTCTGCTTCATGGGGGCGTTTTCAGATTATGGGCTTTAATTTTAAACTTTCAGGGTTTCCCTCTGCAGAGCGATTTGTTACGGCAATGTTTGGATCTGAACGCCGGCAACTTGATGCATTTGTTTCATATGTGAAGAACTCCCATCTCACTCAGTATATTCAGTCGAAAGACTGGGCAGCTTTTGCCAAAGGTTACAATGGTCCTCAGTATCAAGTAAATAAATACGATGTGAAGTTAGAAAAGGCTTATAAAAAACATGCATGA
- a CDS encoding RHS repeat domain-containing protein, with the protein MSHYRFDAGDQLLGVSDSELGDNTYSYDKLNQLSKATSHSCANQKFDLDSFANPKQGELVGDKLLSLDERSYRYDRYGNQVLASQRKVRQQRVFNGLNQLVRLSQGSNNTVYHYDALGRRSSKLTAKGQTDYLWEGNQLIGEHYQGQFTWYLYEPNSHRPLAMIKQGQVYHYHLDHIGTPIRLSDEQGNIVWQAHYQAYGALEKLSVNQIDNPLRFQGQYHDEESGLHYNFHRYYCPQQGRYIQQDPIELLGGINLYQYTPSPTNWVDPLGLCKEDGAPLVAGLPLLAPAAQPLASSGSQVLGQYAARQAANQAVYAVAERSLLASLIPKAPWALLFYSAEVGAGSDDVAGFIQQQAQQDELGHRTWLANGGDGSIEEWRAQGRPSELVDSAPSKLKDVFCKIPKKDYFDIRSRSVHNIDSETLVLGKYRPTVRNGVKDWSTPGPDSYVVIARTENATYFDLGAEWDSIVSEYNMSPDDMFEAFNIPILDYAVSSGKQIKFTHDPRTEGGFLEQEWEYLQNTHSFKRLKEIKGVWYAK; encoded by the coding sequence GTGAGCCATTACCGTTTTGACGCGGGCGATCAGTTACTCGGGGTAAGTGATAGTGAACTGGGCGACAATACCTATAGTTACGATAAACTTAACCAACTAAGCAAAGCCACTAGCCATAGTTGCGCTAACCAAAAATTCGACTTAGATAGCTTTGCTAACCCCAAACAAGGCGAGCTAGTTGGCGATAAACTGTTAAGCCTTGATGAGCGAAGCTATCGTTACGACCGCTACGGCAATCAAGTGCTGGCCAGCCAACGCAAGGTCCGTCAGCAACGGGTATTTAATGGTCTAAACCAACTGGTTAGACTCAGTCAAGGCAGCAACAACACGGTCTATCACTACGATGCACTGGGCCGCCGCAGCAGCAAACTTACTGCTAAAGGGCAAACCGATTACCTGTGGGAAGGTAATCAACTTATAGGTGAGCATTACCAAGGCCAATTTACCTGGTATCTATACGAACCTAATAGCCATCGACCACTGGCGATGATTAAACAAGGGCAGGTTTACCACTATCACCTAGACCACATCGGTACGCCTATTCGTTTAAGTGATGAGCAAGGCAACATCGTATGGCAAGCCCACTACCAAGCCTATGGTGCGCTAGAAAAACTAAGCGTTAACCAAATAGACAACCCGCTGCGTTTTCAAGGTCAGTATCATGATGAAGAGAGTGGTTTACACTATAACTTTCATCGTTATTACTGCCCGCAGCAAGGGCGCTACATCCAGCAAGACCCGATAGAGCTACTTGGTGGCATCAACCTTTACCAATACACCCCAAGCCCCACTAACTGGGTAGACCCATTGGGTTTGTGTAAAGAAGATGGTGCCCCTTTGGTTGCTGGGCTCCCTCTATTGGCACCGGCTGCTCAGCCACTAGCCTCATCAGGCTCGCAAGTGTTAGGACAATACGCTGCGCGGCAAGCCGCTAACCAAGCGGTTTATGCTGTTGCGGAACGGTCTTTACTGGCCTCATTGATACCCAAAGCCCCATGGGCACTGTTGTTTTATTCGGCTGAAGTTGGCGCGGGTTCAGATGATGTAGCTGGTTTTATTCAGCAACAAGCTCAGCAAGATGAGCTGGGACATCGTACGTGGTTGGCTAATGGTGGTGATGGTAGTATTGAGGAGTGGAGAGCGCAGGGCAGACCGAGTGAGTTAGTTGATAGTGCTCCAAGCAAGTTAAAAGATGTTTTCTGTAAGATACCTAAGAAAGATTATTTTGATATCAGATCTAGATCAGTGCATAACATCGATTCTGAAACCTTAGTTTTAGGCAAGTATCGCCCAACAGTTAGAAATGGCGTTAAGGATTGGAGTACTCCTGGGCCTGATTCATATGTGGTCATTGCTAGAACAGAAAATGCTACTTACTTTGACCTTGGAGCTGAATGGGACTCTATTGTGTCCGAATATAATATGTCTCCAGATGATATGTTTGAGGCTTTTAATATCCCAATATTAGATTATGCGGTAAGTTCCGGGAAGCAAATTAAATTTACTCACGATCCTCGAACTGAAGGAGGATTTCTCGAACAGGAGTGGGAATATTTGCAAAACACTCATAGTTTTAAACGATTGAAAGAAATTAAAGGAGTTTGGTATGCGAAGTGA
- a CDS encoding DUF5675 family protein: MKGSTIAKLQIAQSVGLGGVNTPKDIKAVQAALNQLLGLISPTKKLAEDGKLGSKPENSKTVAAIKVFQKKVVGMVRPDGKIDVNGRSHRKFNEKLAVHTAKANLKIKVKRLKQGTKSTLGSLKIDGVAKSWYVLEPGGPDSQQEGSDHRISTGTYKLKPYSSPKYKNVYQLLNVPGRTNILIHAGNYHQDTLGCLMPGKTSGKSSNGEYHVGNSRTATKEIFEYIAAASDTSVEIINSEDLNND; encoded by the coding sequence GTGAAAGGAAGTACAATAGCTAAGTTACAAATCGCCCAATCGGTAGGTTTAGGGGGCGTAAATACACCCAAAGACATAAAAGCAGTGCAAGCTGCTTTAAATCAATTGCTAGGTTTAATCTCCCCGACTAAAAAGTTAGCAGAAGATGGAAAACTAGGCTCAAAGCCGGAAAATTCTAAAACCGTTGCGGCGATTAAAGTATTTCAAAAAAAAGTGGTGGGTATGGTTCGTCCCGACGGGAAAATTGACGTGAATGGGCGAAGTCATCGTAAGTTCAATGAGAAGCTAGCTGTTCATACTGCTAAAGCTAACTTGAAAATAAAGGTTAAACGGCTTAAGCAAGGAACTAAGTCAACATTGGGTTCTTTAAAAATAGATGGAGTAGCGAAAAGTTGGTACGTGCTAGAGCCCGGAGGTCCAGATTCTCAGCAAGAAGGGTCAGATCATCGAATAAGTACTGGTACCTATAAGTTAAAACCTTATAGCTCTCCGAAATATAAGAATGTTTATCAGTTACTTAATGTGCCGGGTAGAACAAACATTTTGATACACGCGGGAAACTATCATCAGGATACCTTAGGTTGCTTGATGCCCGGAAAAACTAGCGGTAAGTCTAGTAATGGTGAGTATCATGTTGGAAATAGCCGAACTGCCACTAAAGAAATTTTTGAGTATATTGCTGCAGCCAGTGATACATCAGTTGAGATTATTAATTCAGAGGACCTAAATAATGACTAA
- a CDS encoding GAD-like domain-containing protein, protein MMDKFFDNFYNYKKFGPAKSSKAVPAETINRIKGKLPDKLLEYWQEYGWSSYENGLFWTVNPDDWEPALEAWIGDTEFMEKDAYYVIARSAFVELFLWGTNTGDSLSITPNYAWLNPNFNMAQFEECGEDRLTQMFFSVKTKEHLDFEDEKPLFEKALNQLGELEHDTMYGFVPALALGGQAKLENLQKVSAVEHLVILAGLSEKKVMLDVNDI, encoded by the coding sequence ATGATGGATAAGTTTTTTGATAATTTTTATAACTATAAAAAGTTTGGCCCTGCTAAATCATCTAAAGCCGTACCGGCTGAAACCATCAATAGAATTAAAGGTAAGCTACCTGATAAGTTACTAGAATATTGGCAGGAGTATGGGTGGAGCAGCTACGAGAATGGTTTGTTTTGGACGGTTAATCCTGACGACTGGGAGCCAGCACTAGAGGCTTGGATAGGCGATACCGAGTTTATGGAAAAAGACGCCTATTATGTTATCGCTAGAAGTGCCTTTGTTGAATTGTTTTTGTGGGGTACAAATACTGGCGACTCTCTAAGTATTACACCGAATTATGCTTGGCTAAATCCTAATTTTAATATGGCGCAGTTTGAAGAATGTGGTGAAGACCGGTTAACGCAGATGTTCTTTTCGGTTAAGACTAAAGAACATTTAGATTTTGAAGATGAAAAGCCTTTATTTGAAAAGGCACTCAACCAATTAGGCGAGCTCGAACATGACACTATGTACGGTTTTGTTCCCGCTCTCGCTTTAGGTGGGCAAGCTAAATTAGAAAATTTGCAAAAAGTGTCCGCTGTCGAGCACCTTGTGATTCTTGCTGGCCTATCAGAAAAGAAAGTGATGCTTGATGTAAATGATATTTAA
- a CDS encoding polymorphic toxin type 15 domain-containing protein, whose translation MIAGGKDMVEVLGDRGVNSSIGSQWRHRIDKLDAAANNVPANERSSTSMNVALSRCK comes from the coding sequence ATGATCGCTGGCGGCAAAGATATGGTGGAAGTTCTTGGTGATAGAGGCGTGAATTCTTCAATTGGTTCCCAATGGCGGCATCGTATCGACAAGCTCGATGCGGCAGCCAATAACGTTCCCGCAAATGAAAGAAGTAGCACCTCAATGAATGTAGCCTTATCGCGATGCAAGTAG
- a CDS encoding Imm74 family immunity protein, with protein sequence MILDVSRSHIKVEIRGRVVTVPGEMFFPPNDKMGFAIFEREIKAWDSPNESVKLTTEEINEVIEDIRQDFAKGGHTLEVE encoded by the coding sequence ATGATTTTGGACGTATCAAGAAGCCACATAAAGGTTGAAATCCGAGGGCGGGTCGTAACAGTGCCAGGGGAAATGTTCTTTCCCCCAAATGACAAAATGGGTTTTGCCATATTTGAAAGAGAGATCAAGGCATGGGACTCTCCGAATGAATCGGTGAAACTAACCACGGAAGAGATTAATGAAGTTATCGAAGATATTCGACAAGACTTTGCTAAAGGCGGGCATACCTTAGAAGTTGAGTAG
- a CDS encoding IS5 family transposase has translation MGKAKGNITNWKLYNSALKQRGSLTFWMDEKAIELWNNTERSGRRGRSQTYSDTAIATALMIKGVFKLPLRALEGFINSLFRLLKVDLKSPDYSCISKRAKTVEVNYRLPSQGQVAHLVIDATGLKVFGEGEWKVRKHGAEKRRVWRKLHMAVDAQSHQIVSAEVSMDWVHDSEVLPTLLRPLRRKVKAVSADGAYDTRQSYQEVQRKKAVALIPPRKNAGMWEADHPRNVVVKALKQGELENWKRDNAYHLRSLSETAMYRFKQLLSDKLSLRCYNAQVGEIMAGVCALNKMSRLGMPARQLAE, from the coding sequence ATGGGTAAAGCGAAAGGCAACATCACCAACTGGAAGCTGTACAACAGTGCACTGAAGCAACGCGGCTCATTGACCTTCTGGATGGATGAGAAAGCCATAGAACTATGGAATAACACTGAGCGTAGTGGTCGTCGAGGGCGCAGCCAAACTTACAGTGACACCGCTATCGCAACTGCGCTGATGATTAAAGGCGTATTCAAGTTACCACTGCGCGCTCTTGAAGGCTTCATCAACTCATTGTTTCGCCTGCTCAAGGTCGACTTAAAATCTCCCGATTACAGTTGTATAAGCAAGCGAGCAAAGACTGTTGAAGTCAACTATCGCCTACCTAGCCAAGGTCAAGTGGCTCACCTCGTTATCGATGCTACAGGTCTTAAGGTGTTTGGCGAAGGAGAGTGGAAGGTGCGTAAACACGGCGCTGAAAAGCGTCGAGTCTGGCGAAAACTGCATATGGCAGTAGATGCCCAGAGCCATCAGATAGTGAGTGCTGAGGTCTCGATGGACTGGGTTCACGATAGTGAAGTGTTACCCACCTTGTTGAGACCGCTGCGGCGCAAAGTGAAAGCAGTAAGCGCTGATGGTGCCTATGACACACGGCAGAGCTATCAAGAAGTACAACGTAAGAAGGCTGTTGCACTAATCCCTCCACGCAAGAATGCAGGTATGTGGGAAGCGGATCACCCACGGAACGTTGTAGTAAAAGCCTTGAAGCAAGGTGAGTTGGAAAACTGGAAACGGGACAATGCTTACCATCTTCGTTCACTATCGGAGACGGCGATGTATCGTTTCAAACAACTGCTTAGCGACAAGTTGAGTCTACGTTGTTACAACGCCCAAGTCGGCGAAATCATGGCCGGAGTGTGCGCGTTGAACAAAATGAGCAGGCTAGGTATGCCTGCTCGTCAGCTAGCTGAATAA
- a CDS encoding RHS repeat domain-containing protein yields MSHYRFDAGDQLLGVSDSELGDNTYSYDKLNQLSKATSHSCANQKFDLDSFANPKQGELVGDKLLSLDERSYRYDRYGNQVLASQRKVRQQRVFNGLNQLVRLSQGSNNTVYHYDALGRRSSKLTAKGQTDYLWEGNQLIGEHYQGQFTWYLYEPNSHRPLAMIKQGQVYHYHLDHIGTPIRLSDEQGNIVWQAHYQAYGALEKLSVNQIDNPLRFQGQYHDEESGLHYNFHRYYCPQQGRYIQQDPIELLGGINLYQYTPSPTNWVDPLGLCKEDGAPLVAGLPLLAPAAQPLASSGSQVLGQYAARQAANQAVYAVAERSLLASLIPKAPWALLFYSAEVGAGSDDVAGFIQQQAQQDELGHRTWLANGGDGSIEEWRAQGRPSELMASVLAKVDIATRVDYSKGFERDLLNFKSGYVLIDGPLDNDLVLVSYHADTPLGEGRSAKWWTTTDQANAMSTIDDVHQGLALPHDWGVRDTVSVIKIGVVS; encoded by the coding sequence GTGAGCCATTACCGTTTTGACGCGGGCGATCAGTTACTCGGGGTAAGTGATAGTGAACTGGGCGACAATACCTATAGTTACGATAAACTTAACCAACTAAGCAAAGCCACTAGCCATAGTTGCGCTAACCAAAAATTCGACTTAGATAGCTTTGCTAACCCCAAACAAGGCGAGCTAGTTGGCGATAAACTGTTAAGCCTTGATGAGCGAAGCTATCGTTACGACCGCTACGGCAATCAAGTGCTGGCCAGCCAACGCAAGGTCCGTCAGCAACGGGTATTTAATGGTCTAAACCAACTGGTTAGACTCAGTCAAGGCAGCAACAACACGGTCTATCACTACGATGCACTGGGCCGCCGCAGCAGCAAACTTACTGCTAAAGGGCAAACCGATTACCTGTGGGAAGGTAATCAACTTATAGGTGAGCATTACCAAGGCCAATTTACCTGGTATCTATACGAACCTAATAGCCATCGACCACTGGCGATGATTAAACAAGGGCAGGTTTACCACTATCACCTAGACCACATCGGTACGCCTATTCGTTTAAGTGATGAGCAAGGCAACATCGTATGGCAAGCCCACTACCAAGCCTATGGTGCGCTAGAAAAACTAAGCGTTAACCAAATAGACAACCCGCTGCGTTTTCAAGGTCAGTATCATGATGAAGAGAGTGGTTTACACTATAACTTTCATCGTTATTACTGCCCGCAGCAAGGGCGCTACATCCAGCAAGACCCGATAGAGCTACTTGGTGGCATCAACCTTTACCAATACACCCCAAGCCCCACTAACTGGGTAGACCCATTGGGTTTGTGTAAAGAAGATGGTGCCCCTTTGGTTGCTGGGCTCCCTCTATTGGCACCGGCTGCTCAGCCACTAGCCTCATCAGGCTCGCAAGTGTTAGGACAATACGCTGCGCGGCAAGCCGCTAACCAAGCGGTTTATGCTGTTGCGGAACGGTCTTTACTGGCCTCATTGATACCCAAAGCCCCATGGGCACTGTTGTTTTATTCGGCTGAAGTTGGCGCGGGTTCAGATGATGTAGCTGGTTTTATTCAGCAACAAGCTCAGCAAGATGAGCTGGGACATCGTACGTGGTTGGCTAATGGTGGTGATGGTAGTATTGAGGAGTGGAGAGCGCAGGGCAGACCTAGCGAGTTGATGGCAAGTGTTTTAGCCAAGGTTGATATAGCAACACGGGTCGATTATTCAAAAGGCTTTGAACGAGATCTTTTGAACTTCAAGTCGGGTTACGTGTTAATTGATGGTCCTTTGGACAATGATCTTGTTCTGGTTTCATATCATGCGGATACGCCGTTAGGTGAAGGTCGTTCTGCAAAATGGTGGACTACGACAGATCAAGCTAATGCTATGTCTACGATTGATGATGTCCATCAAGGTTTGGCATTACCTCATGATTGGGGAGTTAGAGATACAGTATCAGTAATTAAAATTGGCGTTGTTTCCTAA
- a CDS encoding DUF5675 family protein translates to MKGSTIAKLQIAQSVGLGGVNTPKDIKAVQAALNQLLGLIPPTKKLAEDGKLGSKPENSKTVAAIKVFQKKVVGMVRPDGKIDVNGRSHRKFNEKLAVHTAKANLKIKVKRLKQGTKSTLGSLKIDGVAKSWYVLEPGGPDSQQEGSDHRISTGTYKLKPYSSPKYKNVYQLLNVPGRTNILIHAGNYHQDTLGCLMPGKTSGKSSNGEYHVGNSRTATKEIFEYIAAASDTSVEIINSEDLNND, encoded by the coding sequence GTGAAAGGAAGTACAATAGCTAAGTTACAAATCGCCCAATCGGTAGGTTTAGGGGGCGTAAATACACCTAAAGACATAAAAGCAGTGCAAGCTGCTTTAAATCAATTGCTAGGTTTAATTCCCCCGACTAAAAAGTTAGCAGAAGATGGAAAACTAGGCTCAAAGCCGGAAAATTCTAAAACCGTTGCGGCGATTAAAGTATTTCAAAAAAAAGTGGTGGGTATGGTTCGTCCCGACGGGAAAATTGACGTGAATGGGCGAAGTCATCGTAAGTTCAATGAGAAGCTAGCTGTTCATACTGCTAAAGCTAACTTGAAAATAAAGGTTAAACGGCTTAAGCAAGGAACTAAGTCAACATTGGGTTCTTTAAAAATAGATGGAGTAGCGAAAAGTTGGTACGTGCTAGAGCCCGGAGGTCCAGATTCTCAGCAAGAAGGGTCAGATCATCGAATAAGTACTGGTACCTATAAGTTAAAACCTTATAGCTCTCCGAAATATAAGAATGTTTATCAGTTACTTAATGTGCCGGGTAGAACAAACATTTTGATACACGCGGGAAACTATCATCAGGATACCTTAGGTTGCTTGATGCCCGGAAAAACTAGCGGTAAGTCTAGTAATGGTGAGTATCATGTTGGAAATAGCCGAACTGCCACTAAAGAAATTTTTGAGTATATTGCTGCAGCCAGTGATACATCAGTTGAGATTATTAATTCAGAGGACCTAAATAATGACTAA
- a CDS encoding GAD-like domain-containing protein, producing the protein MDKYFSNFYDFEEFGPAEKSQHVPIETIKKFKGKLPDKLLEYWQRYGWCSYAKGLFWTVNPEEWEPALEAWIGKTEFMEKDAYHVIARSAFGELLFWGENTGHSLSITPIYGQIFPSFTNSYERDKEDLELQLFFSSSSKDEFDIEDDNEEPMFDKALEVLGELGHDTMYGFVPALALGGQAKLENLQKVSAVEHLVILAGLSEKKVMLDVNDI; encoded by the coding sequence ATGGATAAATATTTTAGTAATTTTTATGACTTTGAAGAATTTGGTCCAGCCGAAAAGTCACAACATGTACCAATAGAAACGATAAAAAAATTTAAAGGGAAATTGCCCGATAAACTTCTGGAATATTGGCAGAGATATGGTTGGTGTAGTTATGCCAAAGGACTCTTTTGGACTGTTAACCCAGAAGAGTGGGAACCTGCACTAGAAGCTTGGATTGGTAAAACAGAATTTATGGAAAAAGATGCTTACCATGTGATCGCTAGAAGTGCGTTTGGAGAATTGCTTTTCTGGGGCGAAAATACAGGGCACTCTCTATCAATAACTCCTATTTATGGGCAGATTTTTCCTAGCTTTACGAACTCATACGAAAGAGATAAAGAAGATTTAGAGCTTCAGTTGTTTTTTTCATCCTCATCTAAGGATGAATTTGATATAGAAGATGATAACGAAGAGCCAATGTTTGATAAGGCATTAGAGGTTCTAGGTGAATTAGGGCATGACACTATGTACGGTTTTGTTCCCGCTCTCGCTTTAGGTGGGCAAGCTAAATTAGAAAATTTGCAAAAAGTGTCCGCTGTCGAGCACCTTGTGATTCTTGCTGGCCTATCAGAAAAGAAAGTGATGCTTGATGTAAATGATATTTAA
- a CDS encoding polymorphic toxin type 15 domain-containing protein, producing MDKFEVDCFKAGDAITSDKFPEFDRQLQGQQDGLNDMTVQEYLDGRAKYKDIGRGDGKAQRTARKKLKIKLIREYKKQAQKIGLMGEAAKAYAENKTSTEMATLAALHNPDMIAGGKDMVEVLGDRGVNSSIGSQWRHRIDKLDNAAEAVPVNERGATSMNVALSRCK from the coding sequence ATGGATAAGTTCGAAGTAGATTGTTTCAAGGCCGGAGACGCCATCACCTCAGATAAATTTCCAGAGTTTGATCGGCAGTTACAAGGCCAGCAAGATGGCCTTAACGATATGACTGTTCAAGAATATCTGGATGGTAGGGCAAAGTATAAGGATATCGGCCGTGGTGATGGGAAAGCGCAGAGGACGGCTAGGAAAAAGCTTAAAATCAAGCTAATTCGAGAGTACAAAAAGCAAGCTCAAAAAATTGGTTTAATGGGTGAGGCGGCCAAAGCTTATGCTGAAAATAAAACTTCAACAGAAATGGCTACGCTAGCAGCTTTACATAACCCTGATATGATCGCTGGCGGCAAAGATATGGTGGAAGTTCTTGGTGACAGGGGCGTGAATTCTTCCATAGGTTCGCAGTGGCGACATCGGATAGATAAACTTGACAACGCAGCTGAAGCGGTTCCCGTTAACGAAAGAGGGGCAACGAGTATGAATGTTGCGTTATCTCGCTGTAAATAG
- a CDS encoding RHS domain-containing protein encodes MMRADAWWQSTARSRGCDRISLQRAWEEGRSSRKITAQGQFTWYVYEPNSHRPLVMIKQGQVYHYHLDHIGTPIRLSDEQGNIV; translated from the coding sequence ATGATGAGGGCGGACGCCTGGTGGCAGAGCACAGCCCGGAGCAGGGGCTGTGACCGAATATCGCTACAACGCGCGTGGGAAGAAGGCCGCAGTAGCCGTAAAATCACGGCCCAAGGGCAATTTACCTGGTATGTGTACGAGCCTAATAGTCACCGCCCACTGGTCATGATTAAACAAGGGCAGGTTTACCACTACCATTTAGACCATATTGGCACGCCAATTCGTTTAAGTGATGAGCAAGGTAACATCGTATAG
- a CDS encoding immunity protein Tsi6 family protein — translation MSVQKDIEVIDEALSECRERIAKCPSYELLNSIEQQLLYLRSLLDGSEIDKSRLSKIILGVYAVREFSETDRFFAELLVDANEIAGRLKY, via the coding sequence ATGAGTGTACAAAAAGACATAGAAGTTATTGATGAAGCGCTTTCTGAATGTAGAGAGCGTATAGCCAAATGCCCTAGTTATGAGCTCTTGAATTCTATAGAACAGCAATTACTCTACTTGAGATCTCTTTTGGACGGTTCTGAGATTGATAAAAGTAGACTATCTAAGATTATCCTTGGTGTTTATGCTGTTAGGGAATTTAGTGAAACGGATAGGTTTTTTGCAGAGCTGCTTGTTGATGCAAATGAGATAGCTGGCAGGCTAAAATACTAA